The Salvelinus fontinalis isolate EN_2023a chromosome 24, ASM2944872v1, whole genome shotgun sequence genome has a segment encoding these proteins:
- the n4bp2l2 gene encoding NEDD4-binding protein 2-like 2: MSHGNANSLTSLTGRNGELLECSKAETNGASATDRVLPVRIDGGPGVRGRGPVKKKLGTSSTAFIGPVCCPPKAVQRAPKPPKVRKLAKPNIEETLSEFYKELEEIDPKDSVDSSTAKNEGSVELLTAHNPPPAREGSNASHGHKQPNHVPCPHWYDNEPYQPRRPIPRGPSYGPYSDHNHWQPPAPFHSQPYYRFHRPPHRFPPPPPIPCLPPPPPADHRYHPQREGSQQVPPFHRFPVPDGYRNSPDLDGHGFPPQHSNNRDRGGYGWRDDKYDQQGNDQQGSSEWQQRFDQGPEPPQPEDQHQPPEDKTYDYDPSLVLILMRGAPGSGKSTLARELLSTGSSGQVLSTDDYFSQEEGYTYDPSLLGAAHHWNQNRAQEAMYKCCSPVIIDNTNMQAWEMKPYVKLALERGYSINFHEPHTSWKFDPVELEKRNKHSVSREKIGQMLERFELPMSLDIVMNSQEPFRPARHPSQQQRHSGANHSDFD, encoded by the exons ATGTCTCATGGAAATGCCAACTCGTTAACTTCTCTCACTGGAAGAAATGGAGAACTACTGGAGTGTTCAAAAGCGGAGACAAATGGAGCCTCTGCAACAGACAGAGTGCTGCCAGTGAGAATTGATGGAGGTCCTGGTGTAAGAGGCCGAGGGCCAGTTAAAAAAAAGCTGGGTACCAGCAGCACTGCCTTCATTGGACCTGTATGCTGTCCTCCTAAGGCAGTCCAGAGAGCTCCCAAACCCCCAAAAGTAAGGAAACTTGCCAAACCTAACATTGAAGAGACACTGAGTGAGTTCTACAAAGAGCTTGAGGAGATTGATCCAAAAGACAGCGTTGACAGTAGCACGGCCAAAAATGAAGGCTCAGTTGAATTACTCACCGCTCATAACCCACCACCTGCAAGAGAAGGGTCAAATGCAAGCCATGGCCATAAGCAACCGAATCACGTGCCTTGCCCACACTGGTATGACAACGAGCCATACCAGCCCAGGAGACCGATACCTAGGGGGCCCAGCTATGGTCCCTACTCAGATCATAATCACTGGCAACCTCCCGCACCTTTCCACAGTCAGCCATACTACAGGTTCCACAGACCTCCCCACCGCTTCCCGCCACCACCTCCGATCCCCTGCCTCCCGCCACCACCTCCCGCAGACCACCGGTATCACCCCCAACGAGAGGGCTCCCAGCAGGTCCCACCTTTTCACAGGTTCCCTGTCCCTGATGGGTACAGGAACTCTCCAGACTTGGATGGCCATGGCTTTCCCCCACAGCACTCTAacaacagagacagagggggctACGGTTGGAGAGATGACAAGTATGACCAGCAGGGTAATGACCAGCAAGGTTCTTCTGAATGGCAGCAGAGGTTTGACCAAGGACCTGAGCCACCTCAGCCAGAGGATCAGCACCAACCACCAGAAGATAAAACATATGACTATGATCCTTCTCTGGTTCTCATTCTGATGAGGGGAGCCCCGGGATCTGGGAAATCAACACTGGCCAG GGAACTGCTGTCGACAGGCTCCAGCGGGCAGGTTCTGAGTACAGATGACTACTTCTCCCAGGAAGAAGGCTACACCTACGATCCCAGTCTGCTGGGGGCCGCACACCACTGGAACCAGAACCGAG CCCAAGAAGCCATGTATAAATGCTGTTCTCCTGTCATTATTGATAACACAAATATGCAAGCTTGGGAAATGAAGCCATATGTTAAACTG GCCTTGGAGAGAGGATACAGTATCAACTTTCATGAGCCTCACACCAGCTGGAAATTTGATCCCGTCGAGTTAGAGAA gAGAAACAAGCACAGTGTGTCAAGGGAGAAGATTGGACAGATGCTGGAACGGTTTGAGCTGCCCATGTCCTTGGACATTGTGATGAACTCCCAGGAGCCTTTCAGACCCGCAAGACATCCCTCACAGCAGCAGAGACACAGCGGGGCCAACCACTCAGACTTCGACTAG